The DNA window CAACGTCTCGCCCGACGACGCCGTCAAAGAGGCCGCGCGCAAGATGGAAGAGGAGGCCTACTCGCAACTGGCCGTCATCCAAGAGGGGATTCCCGTCGGTTCGATCAGTCAGAGTGACCTCGTCCACCTCGACTCGGAGGCTCGAGACGAACCCGTCGAAGCGCACATGAGCGAAAGCTTCCCGACGGTCTCCAAAGACGCCACGCTCGACGAAATCAGCAACCTGCTCGAGCACTACAAGGCCGTGATGATCACCGAGGCGGGCGAAACCGTCGGCATCATCACCGAAGCAGACCTCGCCAGACGGTTCTCCTGATCGAAGCGCAGAAATCCGTCTCGAGCAGGTGACTAACGCTGTCTCGAGCGAGTCCAGAAAGCGAGTGAGAGCAAAAGCGTGACTTCAGCGGTTTCGAGGGTCTCTCCGCTTCCCGGTGCTGCCGGAATCGGCGTTACCCCTCGAGCGCGGGTCGGGGCGCGTTTTCGTACTTCACCATCTTCTCGGGTTTATCGGAAATTGTCTCGTAGATTCGCTGGAGCGTCTCCTCGGCGGCGAGGAGGTTGTGCGTCTCCAGTAATTCCCGTCCGTCGTCCGTCAGCCCGTAGAATTTCCAGGGATACCCTTGTTGGCGCTCGTCGTCGGGTAGTGCGACCGCTTTCACGACGCCCGCATCGACGAGTTTCTGGACGTGTTTGTACACGGTCGCCTCGCTCACGCTCGGATTCAGTTGCTCGAGTTCGTACATCGACGGCAACTGCTCGGGGTGTTGAACGATGTTCGTGAGCAGTGCGAATCGGGTCTCCTGCGTGATGAAGTGCAGGAGTTCGCGCGTTTTTGCCCCCGCCGGCGATCCCACATCGGTACTCATGGATCCACCTACGGCACCGTCGACCAAGTAGTTTACCCTCGGGTAAATCACCCCTAGGTAAACTCCGTGTCTACGGGACCCCACACCGCCTGAGGGTTATTTCGGAAATCGGAAACGGTGTAGTAACTCCTTTTGTCGGTCCGGATGAATCACAGGCTATGACCAACGAGTCGCCGCCAGTCCCCGAGGAGGTGCTCACGAGTGCGACGGAGCGACTCGAGGCCGACGACCTCACGCTCGCCGAAAACGAGGACCTCCTCCACGTGCTGAGCGAACTGACACCGATCTACGAGCGCGAGCGCTCGTACTTCGTCCTCGGGAACTACGACCCCGAGCAGCGTCGTCGCCTCGAGCGCGTCGTCGACCGATTGAACAGTCGCCCGGGCGCGTACGCCTTCCAAATGAGTGACGTTCGCGGAAACTGGGAGAACGGCATCCAGAAGTTCTGCCTGATCGCAGACCTCGTTACCCACATCGTCGGCGTCGCCGAGAAAGAACCGAGTGGCTTCCTCGTCGAACAGGGCCTCCTCGTCGGCACGGAGGAGTACTTCGAAAAGAGCTACGTCCTCAAGCGGACGTATCCGGATCTCGACGCGGACTATCCCTACGGCTGGATGGAAGACGGCGTCTTCGAGTTACTCGCAGCCGACGATCGACTGCACGAGTGGCGAACGGCCGACGAACTGGTCGAAACCGTCGAACAGATCCCGTAAATCCGAGGAACCGTTCGGCCGGTAATCGGTCTCGAAATGACTTCCTGAGTTCGAGTGTAGTGCCACAGATTGCACTCTCGTCACTGTCGACGTCTGACACTGCAAAAATTCGCCCACGATCGTCGACTGTCGACGATCGTCCCCAGTTTCCCTCTCGGCGCGATTGTTCGCCGATCAACGTCCCTCAACCGGTGTTGGCCGCGGGTTCAGTTCGGTCGGATCGCGTCACTGGCTCGTCTCGGTGCCGATTCGATAGGTCGCCCGACCGGTCGCGACGACGCGATCGCCCTCGTCTGCGCTCTCGACGGTGACCTCCACCACGCCGAAGGTATCGCCGGATCTGACGACCTCCGCGACGGCGATGAGATCGTCGCTCGCGGGGTGGAGAAACGAGACGTTCATGTCGATCGTCGAGAGCTGCGCTCGCTCGGGATCGTCGCACGTCGTCCAGATGGCGAACCCACCTGAAATATCGATCAGCGTCGAAATGACTCCGCCGCTTATCGCTTTCGACGTTCCCTGGGCTGGATTGAAGTGTTTGCTCTTTGCAGGGAGACGAATCGTCGCGGACGCGGATCCCAGGGTGTCGATCTGGATGCCGAGCCAGGACAGGTAGGCGCTGTGCTCGAGGAACCGCTGGGGAACGTCGGAGTCGAGCGTCGCGGATTCAGCGGTCATCTGTTGTGTGGATAGCGGCAGGTGCATTTTTTGGCGGTTCGACTGGGGTCGTTCGTTCTGGGGATGCGTGAATCACAGTGATCCGTCCACCAATGCACTAACACAGAATTTAAAATTTACCTAGTTTATGTATGTACTGAATTAGCACGCGCAAGTATTTCTAGATGTATACTCACATTAAATACGTGAATACAACTAGTATAGGGAGCGCAGACAATGGGAGTACTGCCAGCCGAACCGGTACTTGTCGGCTCTGTAGTTCGACCCTCGGCGTTCGACGCGTCGAGTGATATCGCCAGCACACTGCCGGTTTCGACGCGGTGATAGACACGTCACGACGAACGGGTACGACGAGAGAGCAGGCGAAAAGGGACTTGGTATCAGTTTCGCGGGCAAAGTCGACCGCAATCGGCGACCTGACGATCGATTCAGTTGTGACCCGACACCGGAACCGGTTCGTACGGTTCCTCGAGGTAGGCCATATCCGACGCCGAGAGCGAAATCTCGAGTGCTTCGACGGCCTGCTCTAAGTGCTCGACGCTCGTAGTTCCGATAATCGGTGCATCGACCCAGTCTTTGTGGAGCAACCACGCGAGAGCGATTTGGGCCATCGTCGCGCCCTTGTCTGCGGCGACTTCGGCGACGCGTTCGTTGACCTCCTGGCCGCCTCCCTCACGGTAGGGATGGTTGTACATGTGCTCTTCAGTCTCCCCGCGCGTCGTCGCGTCGATGTCCTCGTGCGGGCGCGTGAGGTAGCCACGGGCCAGCGGAGACCACGGCATCACGCCGATGCCCTCGTTCGCACAGAGAGGTAACATCTCGCGTTCCTCCTCGCGATAGACCAGATTGTAGTGATTTTGCATCGTAACGAATCGCTCGAGGTTCTTCAACTCGCTCGTCGCGAGCGCATCGGCGAACTGGTGGGCCCACATCGACGACGCCCCGATGTAGCGCACCTCACCGCGTCGAACCGCGTCCGTGAGCGTTCGAAGGGTGGTCTCGATCGGCGTATCGTAATCCCAGCGGTGGATCTGGTAGAGGTCGATCGTGTCCACACCCAGGCGCTCGCGACTGGCGGCGAGTTCCTGTTCGATTGTCTTTCGAGAGAGTCCCTGCGAGTGTGGATCATCGTCGCGCATCGGATGATACACCTTGGTGGCGATGACAGACGACTCGCGATGGCCCTCGAGTGCCTCACCGAGAATCCGCTCGGATTCACCGCGCGAGTACATATTCGCCGTGTCGAAGAAGTTGATTCCGAGGTCGATCGCCCGGTCGATGATCTCCTTCCCTTCTTCGTCTTCGAGTACCCACTCCCGCCAGTCGCTCGAGCCGAAGCTCATACAACCCAGACAGAGCCGACTGACTTCCATTCCGGTCGAACCGAGTGTCGTATACTCCATACGCTCGAGACGAACCCCACCGAAAAAACAGTATGTGCTCAGCGAGCGCAATGATTGGCGAAACCCTTCCGGAAAACGGTCGACCGCCTCACCCGTTTCGCCATCTTTGACGATAGACCTCGAGTGCTGAGTGTGCTGTCCTCGAGCGATAGCGATCCCTTCTGGCGAGGGATCTCGAGTGAGGAAAATTCACATGGGCCTCGCCCGCGTAGCGACGCGTAGGGATGACTCGCGTTCGTCCGATACACACCCAAGACGGTCGCCGGATCGAGGTTTCTCACGTTCTCGAGGCACCCGCGGCGGACGCGTGGGAACTGCTCGTCGACACGACCGAGTGGCCGTCGTGGTCGCCGCTGGTTTCCGGCGTCGAATCGAGCGATCGGCGGATTCGAACGGGGACGACGGGGCGCGTCAGGCTCTCCGGAGTTTGGACGTCGTTTCACATCACGACCTGCGCGGACCGTCGCTGGACGTGGACGCTTTCGAGGCTGCCGGGTGCAACCCACCGCGTCGACGACCTCGAGAACCAGCGCTGTCGAATCGCGTTCGAACTGCCGGTGTACGCAGCGGGCTCAGTTCCGGTCACCCTTCGCGCACTCGAGAACCTCGAGGAGAGACTCGCCGAGTAACTGCAGCGGGTTCGCGGCGACTACGGCGGTCGCTCGAGGGCGAATCGATCGTCGGTTCGCGTGTAGAGACTGCCCGCGAGTCGGCCGACTGCGTCGACCTCGGAGACGTCGATTCGGTCCTCGAGTGTGACTGACTCGTCGAGGTGAACGTGGCGCACGTCACCCAGCACGAGCGTCTCGCGGGAGTCGTCAGTCACGAACGATACCTTCGAATCCGTGCGCATTCTGTTGGTGTGGTACTCGGCGGCACTGCTAACATGGTGTTAGTTGGTTTCGATCCGAACTGCTAAAGTGGTTCGTCCCATAGCCGTGGCCAGATCGAATAGATGGCGACCCAACAGCCGACGACGAAGACCGACGAACCGAACGCCTGCCCCGTTATCGAATCGCTCGAGCAAATCGGTTCGAAGTGGCGACTGGCCGTCCTGCACGAACTCCTCTCCGGCGAACAACGTTTCAACGAACTCAAACGCTCGACGGGCGCAAACGCCCGGACGCTCTCTCGCGTCCTCGACGACCTCGGCGAGATGGGGTTCGTCGAACGCAGACTCGAGGAAGATGCACCGGTGGCGACGTACTACAGTCTCACCGACAAGGGCAAGTCGCTTGATCCAGTGTTCGACGAGATCGAATGCTGGGCCGGATCGTGGCTCGACGACGAGCAACTCGAATTGTAGTCAGCCTCTCCGACGGCCCGTAGTTATGCACGAAGGTGGATATGGAAACCCATTTACTGCCCGACTTCCATCACCGACATGAATGAGTCTTGCCGATTCGGATCGCGAACTCGTCGTCGAGGAACTCGAGCGAGAGCCGACGCCGGCCGAGGCGGCGCTGTTCGAAAACCTCTGGAGTGAACACTGTGCATATCGCTCCTCGAGGCCGCTGCTGTCGGCGTTCGACAGTGAGGGCGAGCAGGTCGTCATCGGGCCGGGTGACGACGCGGCGGTTGTCGCACTACCGGGAAGCGAAGACGGCGGCCCAGCGGAGGGATCGACCTACATCACGATGGGTATCGAGAGCCACAATCACCCCTCGTACGTCGACCCGTTCGACGGGGCCGCGACGGGCGTGGGCGGCATCGTCCGGGACACCCTCTCGATGGGCGCGTACCCGATCGCACTCGCGGATTCGCTGTACTTCGGCGAGTTTGTCGAACCGCGTTCGACTGCCCGCCGATCCGACGATGTCGACCACGAGCACTCGAAGTATCTCTTCGAAGGCGTCGTCGAGGGAATCAGCCACTACGGCAACTGTATCGGCGTGCCGACGGTCGCGGGCAGCGTCGACTTCCACCCGGATTACGAGGGGAACCCGCTCGTCAACGTCGCCTGTATCGGTCTGACGAACGAGGAGCGACTCGTCACCGCCGAAGCCCAAGAGCCAGGAAACAAACTCGTACTCGTCGGCAACGGAACCGGGCGTGACGGCCTCGGCGGTGCCAGTTTCGCCAGCGAGGACCTCGCAGAAGACGCCGAAACCGAGGACCGACCAGCAGTCCAGGTCGGTGATCCCTACGCCGAGAAGTTGCTCATCGAAGCCAACGAGCAACTTATCGACGAGAACTTGGTCGAGTCCGCCCGCGACCTCGGTGCCGCCGGATTAGGCGGGGCCTCGAGCGAACTCGTTGCCAAAGGTGGTCTGGGAGCTCACATCGAACTCGAGCGCGTCCACCAGCGCGAACCGAACATGAACGCCCTCGAGATCCTGCTCGCCGAGTCCCAAGAGCGGATGTGTTACGAGGTCGAACCCGAAAACGTCGATCGCGTGCGTGAGATCACCGAGCGCTACGATCTGGGCTGTTCGGTCATCGGCGAGGTCACGGACGGAAACTATACGTGTACCTTCGACAGCGAGACCGTCGTCGACGTCGACGCCTACTTCCTCGGCGAGGGTGCACCGATGAACGACCTGCCGAGCGAGGAACCGACCCAGCCGGAAACGGACCTTCCGGAGGTCGACCTCGAGGAGGCCTTCGAAGCCGTTCTCTCGAGTCCGAACACGGCCTCGAAGCGGTGGGTCTACCGCCAATACGACCACGAGGTCGGCGTCCGAACGAGCGTCGGACCGGGCGACGACGCGGCGATTATTGCTATCAGGGAAGCGAGCGCGGAGCGTGACTCCGCAACCGAGTCGAGCGACGACGGCCCCGAAACCGGACAGGGCCTCGCAATCTCGTCGGGTGCGGCACCGAACTGGACGACCACCGCACCCTACGAAGGGGCGAAAGCGATTGCCTTAGAGAACGCGACGAACATCGCTGCGAAGGGAGCCACGCCCCTCGCAGCCGTCGACTGTCTCAACGGCGGCAACCCGGAGAAACCGGACGTCTACGGCGGTTTCGAGGGCATCGTCGACGGCCTCGCCGACATGTGCGAGACGCTCTCCGCGCCGGTCGTCGGCGGCAACGTCTCGTTGTACAACGACTCCGTCACCGGGCCGATTCCACCGACGCCGACGCTCGCGATGGTCGGAACCAAGGACGGGTACGACGCGCCGCCGCTGGCGATTTCGACGGATACGGACAGCACGCTCGTCCTCGTCGGCGACCTCACGCTCGGCAACGAGGGCGGCTCTACGACCGACGAGGCCCGTCTCGGCGGTTCCGAGTACCTCGCACAGTTCGGTGGAAGCGACGCGTTCCCGACGCTCTTCGACGAGCCAGCGGCCGTGATCGACGCGCTCGCCGACGTCGCGAACGACGACTCGACGCTCGCCGTCCACGACGTGAGCCACGGCGGTCTCGCCGTTTCGCTGGCCGAGATGGTCACGGACGACGCGGGACTCGAGGTTTCGCTTCCCGTCTCCGACGGCGCTGATGATGCAGCCGTCACAGGTGCGCTCTTCCACGAGCAACCCGGTCGAGCGGTGATCCAAACGGAATCGCCAGCAGCCGTCGCCGAGGCGTTCGAGGGCATTGCACCGGTCACCACGCTCGGTCAGCCGACGGCCGATGGAACGCTCGAGGTCAGCGCTGGCACGCATCAGTTCAGTATCGATGTCGCGGACATCCGCGAGCGACGCGCGACGATTGAACGCGCTCTCGAGTAACGATTTTGGGCCGTTAGACACGTGTACCCGGTATATTGATATGCCCCGGGTACAATTGAAATCACGAACCGAGAAGCTGGAGGATACTGTCTAATGGCCAGAGAACCCCCGTCTGTCCTGATCGTCGAAGACGAGCCTGATCTCGCTGATCTTTATGCGACCTGGCTCGCAGAATCGTGTACCGTCCAAACGGCCTACGATGGAGAGACGGCGCTGAATTCGATCGACGACGGTCTCGATATCGTGCTCCTCGATCGCCGAATGCCCGGACTCTCTGGCGATACGATTTTGACCACCATTCGAGATCGGAATCTCGATTGTCGGATTGCGATGGTGACCGCGGTCGAACCTGACTTCGACATCGTCGAAATGGGATTCGACGACTACCTCGTCAAGCCCGTCTCGAAAGACGAGTTGTGTTCGATCGTCGACCAGCTACACCTCCGCTCGAGTTACGACGATCAACTCCAAGAGTTCTTCGCGCTGGCATCGAAAAAGGCCCTCCTGGACGCCGAAAAAACCGAGGTAGAACGAAAGTCGAGTCGCGAGTACGACCGACTGCAGGACCGACTGGCAGTGCTTCGAGTCCAAGTCGACGACACGATGCAAGAACTCCTCGATCAAGATGGCTACCGCCGACTCTGTCAGGATCTCACGCGCGATACCTTGCTCGAAGAAACTTACTGACCGAACCCGGTAGACCGTCCGACAACGGCGTCTTCACATTCACGGAGCGAAGTCGGAATCTGACGTTTCCTCGAGTGTCGTTACGTCACTGATCTCGAGTCTCGTCCCTCCGTTGGTTCCGGTGTCGACGGTGAGCGTCCAGTCGTGTGCTTCGGCAATCGCCCGGACGAGAGCGAGTCCGAGTCCGTCCGTGTTTTCGCTCATGTCGCTTCGAACGCTCGATTTGCCGGTTACTGGCCTCCCATCGGCATCGTCAGCGTCTGAAAGTGGGTTTATCCCGCGTCCATCACCGTCGTGTTCGTGCACCGTTGGCTCGAGCACTCGCTCGTCTGCTGGTGGCGGAATCTCGGCTGCATCGTCGAGCAAGAAAAACCCGCGCGTGCGGTCGTCAGTGTCGAAGCCGAGGAGTCCGACCTGAATCGTAACGTCGTCGGTCGCTCGCGCGGCTGTGTCGTCGAACGCCGTCTCGAGGAGGCGGACGAACCGGTCGTCGTCGGCCCGAAGCGATGCAGAGCGCTCGACGACGACGCGTTCGCTCTCGAGGCGTGAGCGCTCGAGAGCGTCCGTGATCGCCGACTCGAGGTCGATTCTGGTCCGCGGCCCGACAGCCGATGCGTTTCGTGCGAACTCGCGAACGTCGTCGACGAGTCGTTCGGTTCGCTCGAGTGTCGTCTGGACGGTATCCTCCGCGAGTGGAAATTCCCACATTGGGTCGTGGGGCGTCTGCTCTCCCGAGAGAGCGTCGGCGAGCGTCGAGAGTTGTTGTTTGAGATCACTCGAGAGGACGTCTGCGACTGACTCGAGTCGGTCAGTCTGGCGCTCGAGTTCGGCCGTTCGCTCCCGAAGGACGTGCTCGCGCTGGGCGCGCTCGAGTGCGGCAAGAGTGTTCTCGACGAGTGTGGAGACGAGATCGACGTCGGTTTCGTCGAATTGGTGAGCCTCGAACGAACCGGTCATGAGTACACCGTGCGTGCCGATCGGTGCGATGATCTCCGATCGAATCGGCGTGTCGGGATTGTAGAGGTCGTCGACCGTCGCCAAATCGTCGAAGCGCTCGACGGTGCCGGATTCGAACACGTCCCAGACGAGCCCCTCGCCGGGAGAGAATCGCGGCAATCCGCCGAACTCGTCGTGTGCACCGGCCGTTCCGGCGACTGGGTCGAGGTAGCCGTACTCGTCGTCGAGGAGCCACACGCCACTGATCGGGAGATTGAGTAGGTCGCTCCCCGCATGAACGGCGATCGCACAGATCTCTTCTGGGTCGTCTGACTCGAGGAGCCAGCGGGTAATTTCGTGGAGGGACGTGACGACGCGCTCGTACTCGCGTCGGTCGGTGACGTCACGGATGACGGCTGCGACCGTCGCGACGTCGTCTTCGATCGGGACGAATCGGAACTCGCCGATTCGATCGGTTCCGTCGGCGTCGGTGAACGGTAACTCGAGGTGTCTGTCGACGGCGTTACCGACGTCGACATCGGTGATCGCCTGGCCGATTTGAATCGCGTGCTCGTCGTCGATACCGGCGCGTTTGGTGAGGAACTCGATGTGTTTCCCGACGAGATTCGACCGGTCGATGCCGAGAAGCGCCTCGGTTGCGCCGTTGACCGTGACGAGGTTTCGATCGCGATCGAGCGTGAGGACGGCGTCGTGAACGGCCTCGACGACTGCCGCGTGCTGTGCGAGCGACGCCTCCTGTGTTTTCCGCGCGGTAACGTCTCGCATGTAGACCGACAGTCCGTCCTCGGCGGGATACGCGCGGGCTTCGAACCAGGTCTCGAGGTGGGCGTGATAGATCTCGAAGGAGACGGGGACCTGTTCGTCCATCGCGCGGTGGAACCGATCCGGAAACTGCGTTTCGACGGTCGTAGGGAACTCGTCCCACATGACGCGTCCGATGAGGTCGGCTCGAGATCGCTTGAGAAGAGTCTCTGCTCGCTCGTTCAGATACGTGAAGCGAAAATCCGTATCGAGCGCGAAGAATGCATCAGTAACTCGATCGAGCAGTGGTTCTGATCGTCCCGTCATCGCTCGACACCCCTTTCGTTACTCGATAGCACCGGCTCACCCTTCCACCCCAGCTTCCAACTGGGTTTTGGTTTCGGTAGTCCGAGCCCCCCACCACAGAGCATCGTGACTCGCCCCGTCACTGTGGTCATCGAGAGAGTAGTAGAGTTACCTTCGGGTGGTGCCTATTTCAGTGTCGTGGCCACACTTTGACGCATCCGTGGCTGCGTCGCTCACAACGACAGTGACTCACCCAGTCCTCGTTCTTCAGCCCGTTCGAAGACGAACGTCGCCGCCCCAGCATCCAACACCGCCGAACCGACGCTCTCGAGGACGAGAATCTCCGCCGACGACGTTCGGCCAGTCCGTCCCACCAACACGTCGCCGAATGGCACGACCTCGAGGTCGGCGTGCTCGCGGAGATCTCCCGTCTCACGTGCTTCTTCGGGAACGTCCGCGAACACGCGAGTGGCACGTTCGATCGTTCGATTGTCGAGTTCCCGCATTTCGGGTGTGTAGGCACCGACGGCGACGACGAGCGCGCCGGGTGCCAGTGCATCCCCCGGAAACACCGGCTCCGTGCTCGTCGTGGTCGTGACGACGACGTCGGCGTTTTCGACGGCACCCCGTGGACTCGAGGCCGCGTCCGTCCGAACGCCGAGTTCGGACTCGAGGGCTCGCGCGCACTCGAATCGCGAATCGCTCGGCGAGTAGATTCGGATCGACTCGAGTCGGTCGGCACCGATGGCGGCCGCGATGGCACGCGTTTGCCAGCGAGCCTGTGTACCGGCGCCGATGACGCCCACCTCGAGCGGGCCAGCGGAGGCGAGTTCGCGAGCGGCGAGTCCGCCGATACAGCCCGTTCTGGCGTTGGTAATTCGATTTCCTGCGAGGTAGCCCACGGGCTGTCCGGTTTCGGCGTCGGTGAGCGCGATCTGTGCGGTGACGGTCGGTAGCTCCCGCTCGGAATTGTCCGGACAGACGGCGACGAGTTTCGTCGCGGCGTACGGTGTGCCGTGGATGTACGCCGGCATACAGAGGCCGGTCCCAGTCGGTTGCTCGGGTGCGTCCGGATTCGTCCCTCTCCCGATTGGATAGTGTGGCCGCTCCGGTCGTTCGATGGCCCCCTCGCGTTGCTTTTCGAACGCTTCGGCGACGACGGGAAGCAACGCCTCGAGGTCGAGAACGGACGACACGTCTGCGTCGGAGAGGACGCGAACCATGTCGGTATCTCGTGGTTCGATCACTTCAGTGTGCGTGTCCTCGCAGAATCGGCTCTGACGGTGTAAATTGAGGATCTCGTCGGAGAGGGACCTCAGGCGTGGTCGTCGACGAACGCCTCGATCCGAGCGAGAGCCTGTCGGAGGTCCTCGAGTCCCGTCGCGTAGGAGACCCGAAGGTGTCCGTCGCCGCCCTCGCCGAAGACGTCGCCGGGAACGACGGCGACCCCTTGTTCGCGCAGGACTTCTTCGGCGAACTCCGCTGCGGTGAAACCCGCTGGTACCTCGGGGAAACAGTAGAATGCGCCCTTGGCTTCGAAGACGTCCATGCCGATTTCCCGGAAGCGCGAGAGGACGAACTGCCGTCGTCGATCGTACTGGTCGACCATCTCTCGGACCTCGTTCTCACAAGACTCGAGGGCCTCGAGTGCGGCGTGTTGAGCCGTGGTCGGTGCCGAGAGCATCGTGTACTGGTGTATCTTGTTCATCGCGTTGATGGCCTCGGCGGGGCCGAGCGCGTAGCCGAGTCGCAGTCCGGTCATCGCGTGGGCCTTCGAGAAGCCGTTGAACACGATTGTGCGCTCGCGCATGCCCTCGAACGTCGCGATGGAGGTGTGCTCGTTTCCGTCGTAGGTTAGTTCGGCGTAGATTTCGTCCGAGAGCACCGTCAGATTGTGCTCGCGGGCGAACTCGGCGATCGGCTCGAGATCCTCCTCCGTCATGATCGCCCCCGTCGGGTTGTTCGGATAACAGAGGACGAGCATGTCGGCTTCGTCCGCGCCTGCGTCCTCGAGTGCGTCGACCGTCAGTCGGAAATCGTCGGCCTCGGTCGTCGGAACTGGTAGCGCCTCACCCCCTGCGAAGACGACACCGGGTTCGTAGGAGATGTACGACGGCTGGGCGATGGCGACCGTGTCGCCGGGATCGACGAACGCACGAAAGGCCAGGTCGACCGCTTCGCTCGCGCCGGCGGTGACAAGTATCTCTTCGTCCGGGCCGTACCCTAATCCGAATCGGTTGGCGACGTACTCGGAGATCGCCTCGCGGAGTTCGCGCGTTCCTCGATTCGCCGTGTACGAGGTCTTTCCTTGCTCGAGTGACGTGATCGCTGCGTCGCGGGCCGCCCATGGCGTAGCGAAATCGGGTTCACCGACGCCCAGTGAGATGACGTCGTCTCGTTCCTCGGCGATTTCGAAAAAGCGCCGAATTCCCGATGGCGGCACCGTCTGGACGCGTTCGGACAGTTCGAACGTCATGATTAGGGTGAGAACGAGAGCCGTTCGTCGTCTTCGCCGTCACCGAGTTCGATCCCGTGTTCCTTGTAGGAGGTCATCATGTAGTGGGTAACCGTCTGGGTGATCTCGGGGACTGGCGCGACCTTTTCGCTGATGAACTGTGAAACCTCGCGAATGGAGTCGCCCTCGACTTCCATGTCGAAGTCGTAGTCGCCACTGA is part of the Natronorubrum sediminis genome and encodes:
- a CDS encoding ornithine cyclodeaminase family protein; the protein is MVRVLSDADVSSVLDLEALLPVVAEAFEKQREGAIERPERPHYPIGRGTNPDAPEQPTGTGLCMPAYIHGTPYAATKLVAVCPDNSERELPTVTAQIALTDAETGQPVGYLAGNRITNARTGCIGGLAARELASAGPLEVGVIGAGTQARWQTRAIAAAIGADRLESIRIYSPSDSRFECARALESELGVRTDAASSPRGAVENADVVVTTTTSTEPVFPGDALAPGALVVAVGAYTPEMRELDNRTIERATRVFADVPEEARETGDLREHADLEVVPFGDVLVGRTGRTSSAEILVLESVGSAVLDAGAATFVFERAEERGLGESLSL
- a CDS encoding pyridoxal phosphate-dependent aminotransferase, producing the protein MTFELSERVQTVPPSGIRRFFEIAEERDDVISLGVGEPDFATPWAARDAAITSLEQGKTSYTANRGTRELREAISEYVANRFGLGYGPDEEILVTAGASEAVDLAFRAFVDPGDTVAIAQPSYISYEPGVVFAGGEALPVPTTEADDFRLTVDALEDAGADEADMLVLCYPNNPTGAIMTEEDLEPIAEFAREHNLTVLSDEIYAELTYDGNEHTSIATFEGMRERTIVFNGFSKAHAMTGLRLGYALGPAEAINAMNKIHQYTMLSAPTTAQHAALEALESCENEVREMVDQYDRRRQFVLSRFREIGMDVFEAKGAFYCFPEVPAGFTAAEFAEEVLREQGVAVVPGDVFGEGGDGHLRVSYATGLEDLRQALARIEAFVDDHA